From a single Physeter macrocephalus isolate SW-GA unplaced genomic scaffold, ASM283717v5 random_359, whole genome shotgun sequence genomic region:
- the LOC102992746 gene encoding uncharacterized protein has product MSFDNSLFTISALAPTILLSVASMDLPILDFTQKLCHTVFIFMSRSHPGGVLAFSPIVQKGKLRPKRVITPLGRGGAAIRSQAVWFPIQQRGRQDRQQDQGAEALCVWGEKMTSEEDAATQDAPSGSAATPGNSGIWKRLPSTSSSPEPPEFSTFRAC; this is encoded by the exons gccctggcacccaccattctactttctgtcgcttcgatggatttgcctattctggatttTACACAGAAATTATGCCATACAGTGTTCATATTTATGAGTCGTAGCCACCCCGGGGGGGTGTTGGCATTCTCCCCCATTGtacaaaaggggaaactgaggccaaagagGGTGATCACACCCCTAGGAAGAGGGGGAGCTGCGATTCGATCCCAGGCTGTCTGGTTCCCTATTcagcagagaggaaggcaggacaGACAGCAGGATCAGGGCGCtgaagctctgtgtgtgtggggtgAG AAAATGACTTCAGAAGAAGACGCAGCCACCCAGGATGCTCCCTCAGGCTCTGCTGCGACACCTGGCAACTCTGGAATCTGGAAGAGGCTCCCCTCCACGTCATCCTCACCCGAGCCCCCAGAATTCAGCACATTCCGGGCCTGCTAG